The Acidimicrobiales bacterium genomic sequence TACCTCGACCGGGACTTCCCGGAGCGCAAGGCGGCCGCCGGGAACATGGAGATCGTGGCCGACGTCGACGACGACGACGTCGGGATCATCCTGTACACGAGCGGCACCACGTCCCTCCCCAAGGGGGTGATGCTGAGCCACGGCTCGCTGACCGGCTACGTGATCAACCGCACCGAGTGCGCCGACGGGACCGAGCGGGGCCGGTCGCTCCTCTCGGCACCGCTGCACCACATCGCGGCGGTGTCGTCGGTCCTGTCCTCGCTCTACGGGGGCCGGCCGGTCGTGCTGATGCCGCAGTTCGACGCCGCCGGGTGGCTCGAGGAGGTCGAGCGTCACCGGGTCACCCACGCCTTCCTGGTCCCGACCATGCTGGCGCGCATCGTCTCGCTTCCCGACGTGACCAAGCGGGACATCAGCAGCCTGGAGCTGGTGACCTACGGGGCGGCACCGATGCCACCGAGCGTGATCCGGCGCGCCATCGACGTCTTCCCCCGCTCGGTCGGCTTCACCGGCGCCTACGGCCAGACCGAGACCACCTCGACGGTGACCGTGCTCGACCCCGACGACCACCGCATGGACGGTTCGGCGGAGGAGATCGAGCGCAAGCAGCGCCGGCTGGCGTCGGTCGGCAAGGCGGTCGGGGACGTCGAGCTGCGCGTGATCGACGAGGAGGGCAACCCGGCGGTCCCCGGCGTGGTCGGAGAGGTGCAGATCCGCACGTTCCGCACCATGAGCGGCTACTGGGGCAGCAACGCCGGCGCCACCGCCAAGACCGTCGAGTCGGACGGCTGGCTCCATACGGGAGACCTCGGCTACCTGGACGAGGAGGGTTACCTCTTCCTCGGAGGACGGCAGGGGGATCTGATCATCCGCGGCGGGGAGAACATCTCCCCGGAGGACGTCGAGGCGGCGGTCTACGAGCATCCCGACGTGGCCGAGGCCGGCGTCGTCGGCGTGCCCGACGAGGAATGGGGGGAGCGGGTGGCGGTGGCCGTGGTGCCGCGCGCCGGCGCCGAGCTCACGACCGACGGCCTCCTCGACTTCTGCTCGGAGCGCCTGCCCGGCTACAAGCGGCCCGAGCTCGTCCTCATCGTCGAGGCCCTACCGCGCACCTCGACGGGCAAGCTGCTGCGCCGGGAGCTGCTGCCGATGTTCGCCAGCCGGACCTGAAGCGAAACCTCGCCCCGGGCCAGACACGGAGAGAGCAAGATGAGCGAGTCACACCTGCTGACCGAGATGGTCGGGGGCCACACCTACGTCCTCACCATGAACCGCCCCGAGGCGCGCAACGCCCTCTCCGGGGAGATGCTCCAGTTGATGGGGGAGGCGTGGGACCGCATCAACTCCGACCCCGAGATTCGGGTGGCCATCCTCACCGGGGCGGGCGGGGCCTTCTGCGCCGGCGCCGACCTCAAGGCCATGACCCAGTCGCACCCGGGCGACTCGTTCCGCGCCGAGCAGCAGGGGGGCGGGGGCGCCGGCGGCGGTGACGGTGGGGGGATCGCCAGCGGGGTGATCAAACCCCTGCTCAAGGGCTTCCGGCTCACCAAGCCCCTGATCGCCGCGGTGGAGGGGGCGGCGGTGGCCGGGGGCACGGAGATCCTCCAGGCCACCGACATCCGGGTGGCGGGGGAGAGCGCCCGCTTCGGCGTGTCGGAGGTCCGCTGGTCGCTCTTCCCGCTCGGCGGCTCGACGGTGCGGCTGCGGCGCCAGATCCCCTACACCGTGGCGGCCGACATCCTGCTGACCGGCCGTCACCTGCGCGCCCCGGAGGCCAAGGAGATCGGGCTGATCGGCTACGTGGTGCCCGACGGCCAGGC encodes the following:
- a CDS encoding AMP-binding protein, producing MNLAMLLDIPASIVPDAPALLGPSVETFGELRDAAGRAASLLAGLGVGPGDRVGLFATNSPEYVEALFGVSILGAVGVPMNYRARGPELAHLLADSGTKALFTESRYEDLVRESAPEDLPVVYLDRDFPERKAAAGNMEIVADVDDDDVGIILYTSGTTSLPKGVMLSHGSLTGYVINRTECADGTERGRSLLSAPLHHIAAVSSVLSSLYGGRPVVLMPQFDAAGWLEEVERHRVTHAFLVPTMLARIVSLPDVTKRDISSLELVTYGAAPMPPSVIRRAIDVFPRSVGFTGAYGQTETTSTVTVLDPDDHRMDGSAEEIERKQRRLASVGKAVGDVELRVIDEEGNPAVPGVVGEVQIRTFRTMSGYWGSNAGATAKTVESDGWLHTGDLGYLDEEGYLFLGGRQGDLIIRGGENISPEDVEAAVYEHPDVAEAGVVGVPDEEWGERVAVAVVPRAGAELTTDGLLDFCSERLPGYKRPELVLIVEALPRTSTGKLLRRELLPMFASRT
- a CDS encoding crotonase/enoyl-CoA hydratase family protein, which translates into the protein MSESHLLTEMVGGHTYVLTMNRPEARNALSGEMLQLMGEAWDRINSDPEIRVAILTGAGGAFCAGADLKAMTQSHPGDSFRAEQQGGGGAGGGDGGGIASGVIKPLLKGFRLTKPLIAAVEGAAVAGGTEILQATDIRVAGESARFGVSEVRWSLFPLGGSTVRLRRQIPYTVAADILLTGRHLRAPEAKEIGLIGYVVPDGQALEKALEIADSICANGPVAVQAVLRSLRETEGVTEDEAMAIESRIGMEVFMSEDAKEGPLAFMEKRKPVYQGR